The Flavobacteriales bacterium genomic interval AACAAACAAGCTGAAGTTGCTCAAAAATTATACGGTGTATACAAAACGATTGAAACTTTAGTTGAGGAAAAATTGACACTAGATAAATCTGGAATTGTAACAGAAGGGTTAACAGTTGGTGAAGATAACCAAACATTAGTTGATTTATTAATCAAAGAATTTGATCGCATTAAAATGGACTTAAACCCACACAATTGGGAAACCATTATCAATTGGGGAGAAGTTCAGAAAAAATATAAAGATCCTGTATTTAAGTTTAAAGTAAGAGATAAAGAACTGTCGATAAAAACACATTCAGAGTCATTGTCTCATTTGCAAATTCCAAAAATTGCATTACCAAAGTATTCAGCTTGGGGAGATTTGTTAAAATGGACTTTACAGGAGAATGTCCCAGGTCAGTTTCCTTACGCTGCAGGATTGTTTCCTTTTAAAAGAGAAGGGGAAGATCCTACAAGAATGTTTGCAGGAGAAGGAGGTCCTGAACGTACCAACAAACGTTTTCACTATGTGAGTTTGGGAATGCCAGCTAAACGTTTATCAACGGCGTTTGATTCGGTTACTTTATATGGAAATGATCCAGATTTAAGACCAGATATTTATGGTAAAATTGGGAATTCAGGGGTTTCTATTTGTTGCTTAGATGATGCCAAGAAACTGTATTCTGGTTTTGATTTGACTCATGCTTTGACTTCAGTATCCATGACGATTAATGGACCAGCTCCAATGTTGTTAGGGTTCTTTATGAATGCAGCAATTGATCAAAATTGTGAAAAATACATTAAAGAAAATGGATTAGAAGCTGAAGTAGAGGCAAAAATAGAAGCGATTTATAAAGCCAAAGGAACAAAACGACCAAGATATCAAGGAGATTTACCAGAAGGAAACGACGGATTAGGGCTAATGCTGCTAGGTGTTACTGGAGATAAGGTGTTACCTACTGAAGTGTACCAACAAATAAAAGCAGAAACTTTAACGAAAGTAAGAGGGACTGTTCAAGCAGATATTTTGAAAGAGGATCAAGCACAAAATACTTGTATTTTTTCTACTGAATTTGCTTTGCGTTTAATGGGAGATGTACAGGAATATTTTATCAATAATGGCGTAAGAAATTTTTATTCTGTTTCAATCTCAGGTTACCACATTGCCGAAGCTGGAGCAAATCCTATTACACAGTTAGCGTTAACATTAGCCAATGGATTTACTTATGTAGAGTATTACTTAAGTAGAGGTATGGATATCAATAAGTTTGGACCCAATTTATCGTTCTTCTTTTCGAATGGTATTGATCCTGAATATGCTGTAATTGGTAGGGTAGCACGTAAGATTTGGAGTAAAGCATTAAAGCATAAATATGGAGCTAGTGCAAGAGCTCAAATGCTAAAATATCATATTCAAACAAGTGGACGTTCGTTACACGCTCAAGAAATTGATTTTAATGATATTCGTACAACACTACAAGCGTTATATGCCATATACGATAACTGTAACTCACTGCATACGAATGCTTATGATGAAGCAATTACAACACCTACAGAGGAGTCAGTAAGAAGAGCAATGGCGATTCAGTTAATCATTAATAGAGAGTTAGGATTAGCTAAAAATGAAAACCCAATTCAAGGGGCGTTTATCATAGAAGAATTGACAGATTTAGTTGAAGAAGCAGTATTACAAGAGTTCGATAGAATCACGGAAAGAGGAGGCGTTTTAGGTGCAATGGAAACAATGTATCAACGTAGTAAAATTCAGGAAGAAAGCTTGTATTATGAAACATTGAAGCATACTGGTGAATTTCCTATTATTGGAGTAAATACGTTCTTAAGCTCTAAAGGATCGCCAACCATCTTACCTAAGGAAGTAATTCGTGCAACAGAAGAAGAAAAACAATATCAAATTGAGATGTTGAATGAATTGCATACCACACATGAGGAAGAAGTTACCAAGCAAATTGCAATTATACAAGAAGCAGCTATCCAAAACGAAAACGTATTTGAAAAGTTAATGGAGGCTTCAAAATATTGTTCTTTAGGTCAAATTACAAAAGCGTTGTTTGAAGTAGGAGGACAGTATAGAAGGAATATGTAAGATTTAAATTATGAGCGTTATATTTTTATAACGCTCATATAGATCCATAATATAAAAAATACTTGCAATGGGACTCTAAACCATAAATAAGATAAACCAGGACCATCAAGAGTTCCTTTTTGATAATCGATATGATGATAGGTTGCATAGATATTTACAGGTAACATTACAATGAAAAAGAGAACTAAGAAGTAAGTTGTAACAAGTTGATAATCTTTGGTGAGTAAACCTATTGCGAAAAGTATTTCGAAGATTCCTGTAGCATAAACAGCAAACGTTCGATAAGGGATAAATTTCGGTAGCATCATGGTCATACCTTTGGTGAAAATAAAATGACCAATAGCAGTAAAAAGAAGCATGCAAGACATGGCAATTCGCCCTGCTAAAGAAAAGTTATAGCTTTGTTGAACTAATCTTAAAATAAGTATTGCAATAAAAAAACTTGCAAGCAAAACAATTAAAGGTTTCATAAAGTTATTGTATTCAATGAACAACAAAGGTCAATAGAATATAACCAAAAACACTGAACCCAAGTTAATTAATCCTCATATACGCTTTCTAATTCTACTTAATGCTTGTG includes:
- a CDS encoding methylmalonyl-CoA mutase family protein gives rise to the protein MENIAPYQPQNKVRIVTAASLFDGHDAAINIMRRIIQSTGCEVIHLGHDRSVEEVVNCAIQEDVQAIAMTSYQGGHTEYLKYMYDLLKEKGAPHIKIFAGGGGTILPSEIEELQAYGIERIYHPDDGRAMGLQGMINDLVERSDFPVGAEITNEKDLMAEKNNYAIARLISAAENFPDANEKLLADIHSEADKNNTPILGITGTGGAGKSSLVDELVRRFLIDFPEKNIAIVSVDPSKRKTGGALLGDRIRMNAINNARVYMRSLATRQSNLALSKHVSEALVILKAANYDLIILETSGIGQSDTEIMDHSDVSLYVMTPEFGAATQLEKIDMLDFADLVAINKFDKRGALDAIRDVKKQYMRNHNLWDVNQDDLPVFGTIASQFNDPGMNTLYKSVMDKIAEKVNNKLTSSFEITKEMSEKIFVIPPARTRYLSEISENNRAYDNEANKQAEVAQKLYGVYKTIETLVEEKLTLDKSGIVTEGLTVGEDNQTLVDLLIKEFDRIKMDLNPHNWETIINWGEVQKKYKDPVFKFKVRDKELSIKTHSESLSHLQIPKIALPKYSAWGDLLKWTLQENVPGQFPYAAGLFPFKREGEDPTRMFAGEGGPERTNKRFHYVSLGMPAKRLSTAFDSVTLYGNDPDLRPDIYGKIGNSGVSICCLDDAKKLYSGFDLTHALTSVSMTINGPAPMLLGFFMNAAIDQNCEKYIKENGLEAEVEAKIEAIYKAKGTKRPRYQGDLPEGNDGLGLMLLGVTGDKVLPTEVYQQIKAETLTKVRGTVQADILKEDQAQNTCIFSTEFALRLMGDVQEYFINNGVRNFYSVSISGYHIAEAGANPITQLALTLANGFTYVEYYLSRGMDINKFGPNLSFFFSNGIDPEYAVIGRVARKIWSKALKHKYGASARAQMLKYHIQTSGRSLHAQEIDFNDIRTTLQALYAIYDNCNSLHTNAYDEAITTPTEESVRRAMAIQLIINRELGLAKNENPIQGAFIIEELTDLVEEAVLQEFDRITERGGVLGAMETMYQRSKIQEESLYYETLKHTGEFPIIGVNTFLSSKGSPTILPKEVIRATEEEKQYQIEMLNELHTTHEEEVTKQIAIIQEAAIQNENVFEKLMEASKYCSLGQITKALFEVGGQYRRNM